A section of the Rhodopirellula halodulae genome encodes:
- a CDS encoding NUMOD4 domain-containing protein: MAERWRPIVHKGIPFPYEVSDQGRIRNARTRRIKRQQENCRTGYRYVMLSGPGKLYPLRIASLVVTAFLREREPWEQIDHINGSKTDDRLKNLEIVTQQINVRRRYNMQGSVKRTTNHFLTPETHERIKEIWQTGEYSQVDIARMFGITNGAVSKIIKRKSKVRSYKNGKQEDRKPDFSKAKKTKVRAKLNASMAREIYESTDSQKELAQRFGVSQVTVSKIKSGSAWRAATGHVSPSSEEPSRGTQ; encoded by the coding sequence ATGGCAGAAAGATGGCGACCGATCGTTCACAAAGGCATCCCCTTCCCCTACGAAGTCAGCGATCAGGGGAGGATTCGCAACGCAAGAACTCGCCGAATCAAAAGGCAACAGGAAAACTGCAGGACCGGCTATCGCTATGTCATGCTCAGCGGACCAGGGAAACTCTACCCGCTGAGAATTGCGTCCCTCGTCGTGACGGCATTCCTTCGCGAGAGAGAGCCGTGGGAACAAATCGATCATATTAACGGCAGTAAAACCGACGACAGACTAAAAAACCTCGAAATCGTAACCCAGCAAATCAACGTCAGGAGACGCTACAACATGCAAGGCTCAGTTAAACGGACGACCAATCATTTCCTTACGCCAGAAACGCATGAACGCATCAAAGAAATCTGGCAGACTGGTGAATATAGCCAAGTCGATATAGCCCGAATGTTCGGCATTACGAACGGTGCCGTCTCCAAAATCATCAAAAGGAAATCCAAAGTCCGGTCCTATAAGAACGGCAAACAGGAGGACCGAAAACCCGACTTCAGCAAGGCGAAGAAGACCAAGGTCCGAGCGAAGCTCAATGCGTCAATGGCTAGAGAAATCTACGAATCAACAGACTCACAGAAAGAATTGGCTCAGCGATTCGGCGTCTCCCAAGTCACGGTGAGCAAGATCAAAAGCGGCTCCGCATGGAGAGCGGCGACAGGGCACGTCAGCCCATCTTCTGAAGAGCCATCGAGAGGCACTCAATAG
- a CDS encoding amidohydrolase family protein has product MTEFNRLTLCYCIILCCLSGPVVAQEPVREPAKKRWIIDPHTHFKGAEQIEREARTTKRHPKNTLGHVITPEDYCSVADRLGIQSTVVVEAVEQDTPQFNDWLLEQAESDLISGYVARGNLLSPEFAANYERYKSSGYLRGFRFRQAELRGYLDHETARQHLQRLERDGMVVDLLVNSDHAEYVMALAREYPELKIVIDHCFGARLVSGKVSPEWTKAVNDCSQFPNVHCKLSSILNFSDAAPFGQPASVDLETYKPILETCFRAFGEDRVMFATNWAVCTHYGQVDDVVNIVTEFLKSKGEQALHKGMRENALRVFQIREEHLRPREKK; this is encoded by the coding sequence GTGACCGAATTCAACCGACTCACTCTTTGTTACTGCATCATCTTGTGTTGCCTGAGCGGACCCGTTGTCGCCCAGGAGCCAGTACGGGAGCCCGCGAAGAAGCGGTGGATCATTGATCCGCACACGCACTTCAAAGGAGCGGAACAGATTGAACGGGAGGCGCGGACGACCAAACGCCATCCGAAGAACACGCTAGGGCACGTGATCACCCCGGAAGATTATTGTTCGGTGGCGGATCGATTGGGAATCCAGTCTACCGTGGTCGTGGAAGCGGTCGAACAAGACACACCGCAGTTCAATGACTGGTTACTTGAACAAGCTGAATCAGATTTGATCAGCGGCTATGTCGCTCGTGGCAATCTGTTGTCGCCCGAATTTGCTGCCAACTATGAACGGTACAAGTCGAGTGGGTACTTGCGAGGCTTTCGATTTCGCCAAGCCGAGTTGCGAGGCTACTTGGATCACGAAACGGCCAGGCAGCATCTCCAACGTTTGGAGCGTGATGGCATGGTGGTGGACCTGCTGGTCAACAGCGACCACGCAGAATATGTCATGGCACTGGCGCGAGAATATCCCGAGCTGAAGATCGTGATCGATCACTGCTTCGGAGCTCGATTGGTAAGTGGCAAGGTGTCACCCGAGTGGACCAAAGCGGTCAACGATTGCAGCCAGTTTCCAAACGTGCACTGCAAACTTTCCAGCATCTTGAACTTCAGCGATGCCGCACCGTTTGGCCAGCCCGCATCCGTCGATTTGGAAACCTACAAGCCGATTCTGGAAACTTGCTTCCGTGCCTTCGGGGAAGACCGGGTGATGTTCGCCACGAACTGGGCCGTTTGCACTCACTACGGACAAGTTGATGATGTTGTGAACATCGTGACAGAGTTTCTGAAGTCGAAGGGCGAGCAAGCGTTGCACAAAGGAATGCGTGAGAACGCCTTGCGCGTTTTCCAAATCCGCGAAGAGCATCTCCGTCCGCGCGAAAAAAAGTAG
- a CDS encoding BLUF domain-containing protein, protein MNEQAKQPAKPILHRATLTELVYCSVATRPISEEDLSRLLASARSNNAALEVTGILLYSDATREFVQMIEGEEATLMKLFSIIASDDRHTSVDMMYRGSIESRSFDGWSMAYRSMEDIEPKILGGQTSFRTATQSVSAREGTVSRARAMFHSLSSTN, encoded by the coding sequence ATGAACGAACAAGCCAAACAACCCGCGAAGCCCATTCTTCATAGAGCCACCTTGACCGAATTGGTCTATTGCAGCGTCGCGACTCGTCCCATCAGCGAAGAGGACCTGAGCCGCTTGCTGGCATCAGCGCGATCCAACAATGCCGCGCTCGAGGTGACCGGCATTTTGCTGTACAGCGATGCGACGCGAGAATTTGTGCAGATGATCGAAGGTGAAGAAGCAACGTTGATGAAGTTGTTTTCCATCATCGCGTCGGACGATCGTCACACATCAGTCGACATGATGTATCGTGGCTCCATTGAGTCACGCAGTTTCGACGGTTGGTCGATGGCTTACCGCTCCATGGAAGACATCGAACCAAAGATCCTCGGCGGACAAACGTCTTTCCGTACCGCCACGCAGTCCGTCTCTGCCCGAGAAGGAACCGTCAGCCGCGCACGAGCGATGTTTCATTCCTTGAGTTCGACGAACTGA